TAGCCCTCCATGAGCTCCCGCTTGGCGACCCAGTCCAGCTCGCCGGCGAGGCTCATCGGATCGGTCTCCAGGCGGCCCAGGGTGTCCTCCCAGCGGGACAGGACGTCCTTGGTCTGCTCGTCCGCGTCGTCGCCGTAGCGCTCCTCCACGTACTTCCTGGCCAGCTCGAAGTACTCCATCTGGAGCTGGACCGCGGTGAGCGTCCGGCCGCTGCGGAGCGTGATCAGGTACTGGAGCGTCGGGTCGTGGGAGACCTGGTGCAGGGTGCGGACCGGCTGGTCGACGGCGAGGTCGACGGTGATGAAGCCGTCCTCGATCATGGAGAGGACGAGGGCGGTGGTGCCGAGCTTGAGGTAGGTGGAGATCTCCGAGAGGTTCGCGTCGCCGATGATCACGTGCAGGCGGCGGTACTTCTCGGCGTCGGCGTGCGGTTCGTCCCGGGTGTTGATGATGGGCCGCTTGAGCGTCGTCTCCAGGCCGACCTCGACCTCGAAGTAGTCGGCGCGCTGGCTGAGCTGGAAGCCGTTCTCCCGGCCGTCCTGGCCGATGCCGACCCGTCCCGCGCCGGTGACGACCTGGCGGGAGACGAAGAAGGGGGTCAGGTGGCGCACGATGTCCGAGAAGGGGGTCTCCCGCTTCATCAGGTAGTTCTCGTGCGTGCCGTAGGAGGCGCCCTTGTTGTCGGTGTTGTTCTTGTAGAGGTGGATGGGCTGGGCCCCGGGGAGCTGGGCGGCGCGCTCGGCCGCCTCCGCCATGATGCGCTCGCCGGCCTTGTCCCAGAGGACGGCGTCGCGGGGGTTGGTGACCTCGGGCGCGCTGTACTCGGGGTGGGCGTGGTCCACGTAGAGCCGGGCCCCGTTGGTGAGGATCACGTTGGCCAGGCCGATGTCCTCGTCGGTGAGCTGGCTGGAGTCGGCGGCCTCGCGGGCGAGGTCGAAGCCGCGGGCGTCCCGCAGCGGGTTCTCCTCCTCGAAGTCCCAGCGGGCGCGGCGCGCCCGGTGCATCGCCGCCGCGTAGGCGTTGACGATCTGGGACGAGGTGAGCATGGCATTGGCGTTCGGGTGCCCCGGGACGGAGATCCCGTACTCCGTCTCGATGCCCATTACTCGCCGTACGGTCATGCGGCCCTCCTTGCCCGGCGGCGCTCACTGTGCGCGACTCGGCGGTACCGATGAGCCTAGAGCGGCTCCGCGCTGGTGGGGAGATCAGTTGCAGTATTTCCTGTTTCCCTGTGATGCCGGGGGAAATGCTGGATGGAATGCGTCGGCTGCGGATGCCCGGTTTCCGGACATCCGCAGCCGGTGGGCGTTTTACAGGTACTGACCGGTATTGGCCACCGTGTCGATGGAGCGTCCGGTGTCCGCGCCCTGCTTTCCGGTGACGAGTGTGCGGATGAACACGATCCGCTCGCCCTTCTTTCCGGAGATCCGGGCCCAGTCGTCGGGGTTGGTGGTGTTGGGCAGGTCCTCGTTCTCCTTGAACTCGTCCACGCACGCCTGGAGGAGGTGGGAGACCCGGATGCCCTTCTGGTTGTGGTCGAGGAAGGCCTTGATGGCCATCTTCTTGGCCCGGTCGACGATGTTCTGGATCATCGCGCCGGAGTTGAAGTCCTTGAAGTACAGGACTTCCTTGTCGCCGTTGGCGTACGTGACTTCGAGGAAGCGGTTCTCCTCGGATTCCGCGTACATCTGCTCGACGACGGACTGGATCATTCCGTGGGCGGCGGCGGCCTTCGAGCCGCTGTGCTCGGAGATGTCGTCCGCGTGGAGCGGCAGGTTGGCCGTGAGGTACTTCGCGAAGATGTCCTTCGCGGCCTCCGCGTCCGGACGCTCGATCTTGATCTTGACGTCGAGCCGGCCGGGCCGCAGGATCGCGGGGTCGATCATGTCCTCGCGGTTGGAGGCGCCGATGACGATGACGTTCTCCAGGCCTTCCACGCCGTCGATCTCGGCGAGCAGCTGCGGGACGATGGTGTTCTCCACGTCCGAGCTGACACCGGAGCCGCGGGTGCGGAAGAGCGATTCCATCTCGTCGAAGAAGACGATGACGGGGGTGCCCTCGCTCGCCTTCTCCCGGGCACGCTGGAAGACGAGGCGGATGTGCCGCTCGGTCTCGCCGACGTACTTGTTGAGGAGCTCGGGGCCCTTGATGTTGAGGAAGTAGGACTTCCCCGCGGGCTGGCCGGTCACCTCGGCGACCTTCTTGGCCAGGGAGTTGGCCACGGCCTTCGCGATCAGCGTCTTGCCGCAGCCGGGCGGGCCGTAGAGCAGGATGCCCTTGGGCGGCCGCAGTTCGTGCTCCTTGAAGAGGTCCGGGTAGAGGTAGGGGAGCTCGACCGCGTCGCGGATCAGCTCGATCTGGTTGCCCAGACCGCCGATCTTGTCGTAGTCGACGTCCGGGACCTCTTCCAGAACGAGCTCTTCGACCTCGCTCTTGGGGACCACCTCGTAGACGTAGCCGGACCTGGAGTCGAGCAGCAGGGCGTCGCCGGCGCGGATGGTGACGTCCAGCAGAGGCTCGGCGAGCCTCACCACCCGCTCCTCGTCGGTGTGCCCCACCACCAGGGCGCGCTCGCCGTCCTCGAGGATCTCCTTGAGGGTGACGATGTCGCCGGCGCGCTCGAACTCCATGGCCTCGACCACGTTGAGCGCTTCGTTGAGCATGACTTCCTGGCCGCGCTTGAGCTCTTCGAGCTCGATGCTCGGGCTGACGTTCACCCGGAGCTTGCGGCCCCCGGTGAAGATGTCGCACGTGCCGTCCTCGTTCGCCTGCAGGAAGACACCGAAGCCGGCCGGCGGCTGTGCGAGCCGGTCGACCTCCTCCTTGAGGGCCACGATCTGGTCGCGGGCCTCACGGAGCGTGTTCGCCAGACGTTCGTTCTGCGCGGACACGCCGGCCAGGTTGGTCTGCAGCTCGACGATCCGCTCTTCGAGAATCCTCGTGTGGCGCGGAGAGTCGGCGAGCTTGCGGCGCAGGACGGCGATTTCCTGCTCGAGATAGGCAACCTGACCGGCGGGGTCTTCAGACCCCCGCCCCGGCCGGATGCCGCGGTTGATGTCGTCGTCGTGGGCTGCCACGGTCCTCACCTCCTCCAAGGGGAGCTGGACGCTTCCTGACCCTACCTGCGTGGGTGGTGATTGAAACCCCTAGATCAAAAAGACTCCGGGGTGTGTCCGATCTTCACCCTTGCGCTTCCCCTCTCGCCAGGGGAATACCCACCCTTCACCGCTTGAAAGCGGGCGGTTGTATCGTCGTCATTGGTCAACACCCGTCAGGGGTGGCCCGACTTATCGCGCGAAGCAGAAACGGCAGGAGATATGACCGTGCAGCACGAGGCCCCGGCGACGGGCGCCGAGGAGGCGCTGGAGGTCTGGATCGACCAGGACCTGTGCACCGGGGACGGGATCTGCGCGCAGTACGCTCCCGAGGTCTTCGAGCTCGACATCGACGGGCTGG
This is a stretch of genomic DNA from Streptomyces sp. R44. It encodes these proteins:
- the dop gene encoding depupylase/deamidase Dop, which codes for MTVRRVMGIETEYGISVPGHPNANAMLTSSQIVNAYAAAMHRARRARWDFEEENPLRDARGFDLAREAADSSQLTDEDIGLANVILTNGARLYVDHAHPEYSAPEVTNPRDAVLWDKAGERIMAEAAERAAQLPGAQPIHLYKNNTDNKGASYGTHENYLMKRETPFSDIVRHLTPFFVSRQVVTGAGRVGIGQDGRENGFQLSQRADYFEVEVGLETTLKRPIINTRDEPHADAEKYRRLHVIIGDANLSEISTYLKLGTTALVLSMIEDGFITVDLAVDQPVRTLHQVSHDPTLQYLITLRSGRTLTAVQLQMEYFELARKYVEERYGDDADEQTKDVLSRWEDTLGRLETDPMSLAGELDWVAKRELMEGYRRRDGLDWDAARLHLVDLQYADVRPEKGLYNRLVARGRMKRLLDETEVERAETAPPEDTRAYFRGRCLEQYADDVAAASWDSVIFDLPGRDSLQRVPTLEPLRGTKAHVKSLLDRCRTAEELVRVLSGG
- the arc gene encoding proteasome ATPase; its protein translation is MAAHDDDINRGIRPGRGSEDPAGQVAYLEQEIAVLRRKLADSPRHTRILEERIVELQTNLAGVSAQNERLANTLREARDQIVALKEEVDRLAQPPAGFGVFLQANEDGTCDIFTGGRKLRVNVSPSIELEELKRGQEVMLNEALNVVEAMEFERAGDIVTLKEILEDGERALVVGHTDEERVVRLAEPLLDVTIRAGDALLLDSRSGYVYEVVPKSEVEELVLEEVPDVDYDKIGGLGNQIELIRDAVELPYLYPDLFKEHELRPPKGILLYGPPGCGKTLIAKAVANSLAKKVAEVTGQPAGKSYFLNIKGPELLNKYVGETERHIRLVFQRAREKASEGTPVIVFFDEMESLFRTRGSGVSSDVENTIVPQLLAEIDGVEGLENVIVIGASNREDMIDPAILRPGRLDVKIKIERPDAEAAKDIFAKYLTANLPLHADDISEHSGSKAAAAHGMIQSVVEQMYAESEENRFLEVTYANGDKEVLYFKDFNSGAMIQNIVDRAKKMAIKAFLDHNQKGIRVSHLLQACVDEFKENEDLPNTTNPDDWARISGKKGERIVFIRTLVTGKQGADTGRSIDTVANTGQYL